One segment of Hydrogenothermus marinus DNA contains the following:
- the upp gene encoding uracil phosphoribosyltransferase — protein MNNIFESKSPLIKHLVSNLRDKNLKGYNFRKYVREIAQLLLFEALKEEKLINKEIETWIGKGNFPFLDEENFVITTILRAGLPMLDGILEIFQNAPAGFLAIKRDEKTLESHVYYIRLPDLKGKTVIITDPMVATGGSLDSALNILKKENPKKIISLNIIGAPEGLKLISEKHPDVNVYIAQIDKKLNNNGYIIPGIGDAGDRAFNT, from the coding sequence ATGAATAATATATTTGAATCAAAAAGTCCATTGATAAAACATTTAGTTTCTAATTTAAGAGATAAAAATTTAAAAGGATATAATTTTAGAAAATATGTAAGAGAAATTGCTCAATTACTTCTTTTTGAGGCTTTAAAAGAAGAAAAGTTAATAAATAAAGAGATAGAAACATGGATAGGAAAAGGAAATTTTCCTTTTTTAGATGAAGAAAATTTTGTTATTACTACAATTTTAAGGGCAGGACTTCCTATGCTTGATGGAATTTTAGAGATATTTCAAAATGCTCCTGCTGGATTTTTAGCAATAAAAAGGGATGAAAAAACTTTAGAAAGTCATGTTTATTATATTAGATTACCTGATTTAAAAGGAAAAACTGTAATTATCACTGATCCTATGGTTGCAACAGGTGGCTCTTTAGACTCTGCATTAAATATCTTAAAAAAAGAAAATCCAAAAAAGATAATATCTTTAAATATTATAGGGGCACCTGAAGGTCTTAAATTAATATCTGAGAAACATCCTGATGTTAATGTATATATAGCTCAAATAGATAAAAAATTAAACAATAATGGGTATATTATTCCCGGAATAGGTGATGCAGGGGATAGGGCTTTCAATACTTAA
- a CDS encoding LOG family protein produces the protein MFEKYQINELKKEEAWRLFRILGDFIDGFDVMPQYIPAITIFGSARVKEGDKYYEAARQLAYKFAKEGFSVVTGGGPGIMEAGNRGAFEAGGNSIGLNIALPHEQIPNKYAKVQLNFNYFFARKVMLVKYSIGYILFPGGYGTLDELTEVLVLMQTKKLKTYPVILFGTEYWNGLVDWIKEQVLKNNYIDKEDFNLFKVSDDLDEIVNDIKAFYSQHHEEIYEF, from the coding sequence ATGTTTGAAAAGTACCAAATAAATGAACTAAAAAAAGAAGAAGCTTGGAGACTTTTTAGAATTCTTGGAGATTTTATAGATGGTTTTGATGTAATGCCTCAATATATTCCAGCTATTACAATTTTTGGTTCTGCAAGAGTAAAAGAAGGAGATAAGTATTATGAAGCAGCAAGACAGCTTGCTTATAAATTTGCAAAAGAGGGATTTAGTGTTGTAACAGGTGGTGGACCTGGAATTATGGAAGCAGGCAATAGAGGAGCTTTTGAAGCAGGAGGAAATTCTATAGGATTAAATATTGCCTTACCTCACGAGCAAATTCCTAATAAATATGCAAAGGTTCAATTAAACTTTAACTATTTCTTTGCAAGAAAAGTAATGCTTGTAAAGTACTCTATAGGATATATATTGTTCCCCGGTGGATATGGTACCTTAGATGAACTTACAGAAGTTCTTGTATTAATGCAAACTAAAAAATTAAAAACTTATCCAGTAATACTTTTTGGAACTGAATATTGGAATGGTTTAGTAGATTGGATTAAAGAGCAAGTTTTGAAAAATAATTATATTGATAAAGAAGACTTTAATCTATTTAAAGTAAGTGATGATTTAGATGAGATAGTAAACGATATTAAAGCATTCTATTCACAACATCACGAAGAAATTTATGAATTTTAA
- a CDS encoding sensor domain-containing diguanylate cyclase, which translates to MKNPKLILEIVQDILNKEYEKDNWKSILDKIADFFDSEFAAIGKIKGNFLYYDKFSSNFYKIMKDYDPKKYKVPIKNSLWKDLAKKGTYLIINDYQNHEKAIEKWKKLGIKTLLVAVIGKDTPIGSLAVANVYKDKKFTEEEGEVLRDLGYIISSIISEEIEREICFERAIKDSLTGLYNRFFLEMEANKEFERAKRYKFPISIIMIDIDNFKNVNDTYGHLVGDEVLKKIANIIKNNIRKTDIAARYGGEEFVILLPNTPLEKAIKVAERIRQKVEEELFKDENNTFKVTISAGVSYCDYENCDFKKVLEEADKALYIAKAQGKNKVVVHN; encoded by the coding sequence ATGAAAAATCCAAAACTAATATTAGAAATTGTTCAAGATATTTTAAACAAAGAATATGAAAAAGACAACTGGAAATCAATTCTTGATAAAATAGCAGATTTTTTTGATTCGGAATTTGCTGCAATAGGTAAAATTAAAGGAAATTTTCTATATTATGATAAATTTTCCAGTAATTTTTATAAAATTATGAAAGATTATGATCCTAAAAAATATAAAGTACCTATTAAAAATTCCCTTTGGAAAGATTTAGCAAAAAAAGGTACATACCTAATAATTAATGATTATCAAAATCATGAAAAAGCTATAGAAAAATGGAAAAAGTTAGGAATAAAAACTTTATTAGTAGCAGTAATCGGAAAAGATACTCCAATAGGTAGCTTGGCAGTAGCCAATGTTTATAAAGATAAAAAATTTACAGAAGAAGAAGGTGAAGTTTTAAGAGATTTAGGATATATCATTTCATCTATTATAAGTGAAGAGATTGAAAGAGAAATTTGTTTTGAAAGAGCAATAAAAGATTCTTTAACAGGTCTTTATAATAGATTTTTCCTTGAAATGGAAGCAAATAAAGAATTTGAAAGAGCAAAAAGATATAAATTTCCTATTTCTATTATAATGATTGATATAGATAATTTTAAAAATGTAAATGATACATATGGTCATTTAGTTGGTGATGAAGTTTTAAAAAAAATAGCAAATATTATTAAAAATAATATTAGAAAAACTGATATAGCAGCAAGATATGGTGGTGAAGAATTTGTAATTTTACTTCCAAATACACCATTAGAAAAAGCAATTAAAGTTGCAGAAAGAATAAGACAAAAAGTAGAAGAAGAACTTTTTAAAGATGAAAATAATACTTTTAAAGTAACTATAAGTGCAGGCGTTAGTTATTGTGATTATGAAAATTGTGATTTTAAAAAAGTATTAGAAGAAGCAGATAAAGCTCTCTATATAGCGAAAGCTCAAGGTAAAAACAAGGTTGTAGTTCATAATTAA
- a CDS encoding Fur family transcriptional regulator codes for MNKSFAKKEFKKFIKEKGLKFTSQREKVLDEILNTKGHFEIEDIVQKIKNKNVNVSRATVYRTLNILKEIGIVTEVIKFNNKTIYEISLKEHHDHLICTNCGKIIEFQEKEIEELQDKICEIYGFKPTFHRLEIFGLCKDCASKEDIIQ; via the coding sequence ATGAATAAATCTTTTGCTAAAAAAGAGTTTAAAAAATTTATTAAAGAAAAAGGTTTAAAATTTACATCTCAAAGAGAAAAAGTACTTGATGAGATTCTTAATACTAAAGGTCATTTTGAAATAGAAGATATTGTTCAAAAAATAAAAAATAAAAATGTAAATGTATCAAGAGCTACAGTATATAGAACTTTAAATATTCTAAAAGAGATAGGAATAGTTACAGAAGTAATAAAATTTAATAATAAAACAATATATGAAATATCCTTAAAAGAACATCATGATCATCTTATCTGTACAAATTGTGGAAAAATAATAGAATTTCAGGAAAAAGAGATAGAGGAACTTCAAGATAAAATATGTGAAATTTATGGATTTAAACCTACTTTCCATAGATTAGAAATATTTGGACTTTGTAAAGATTGTGCTTCAAAAGAAGATATAATACAATAA
- a CDS encoding SDR family NAD(P)-dependent oxidoreductase produces MEKICLITGVSRGLGKALANKFKKEGFIIIGVSRSKVDFDIDFHIQADITKKEDIERIIKEFEKNFDKLDVLINNAGIGLYESWKKTNEEDLRKLFELNFFAPVLLTQRFLKYLKKTKGTIINVSSVAGKMHIPYMGAYCSSKFALNAFSYSLRAELQPYDINVLNLIVGRIKTDFSSNALGSIKITPNTPVLGSSPEKFAEATYKAYKKRKREIVYPYWYKFLIYFSNLFPSIYDKLALKKWQTVIEE; encoded by the coding sequence ATGGAAAAAATTTGTTTAATTACAGGTGTTTCAAGAGGTTTAGGAAAAGCTTTAGCCAATAAATTTAAAAAAGAAGGATTTATCATTATAGGTGTTTCAAGGTCAAAAGTGGATTTTGATATAGATTTTCATATACAAGCAGATATTACAAAAAAAGAGGATATTGAAAGGATTATTAAAGAGTTTGAAAAAAATTTTGACAAATTAGATGTACTAATAAACAATGCAGGAATAGGACTTTATGAAAGCTGGAAAAAAACAAACGAAGAAGATTTAAGAAAACTATTTGAGTTAAACTTTTTTGCACCTGTATTACTAACACAAAGATTTTTAAAATATTTAAAGAAAACAAAAGGAACTATTATAAATGTCTCATCTGTAGCAGGTAAAATGCATATTCCTTATATGGGAGCTTATTGTAGTTCAAAATTTGCATTAAATGCTTTTTCATATAGCTTAAGAGCAGAACTTCAGCCTTATGATATAAATGTTTTAAATTTAATAGTTGGAAGAATCAAAACAGACTTTTCTTCAAATGCTTTAGGTTCAATAAAAATAACACCAAATACACCAGTATTAGGCTCATCTCCAGAAAAATTTGCAGAAGCAACTTATAAAGCGTATAAAAAAAGAAAAAGAGAGATAGTTTACCCTTACTGGTATAAATTTCTTATATACTTTTCTAATCTTTTCCCTTCAATTTACGATAAGTTAGCATTAAAAAAATGGCAAACTGTTATAGAGGAGTAG
- the smc gene encoding chromosome segregation protein SMC gives MSKAYIDRINVYGFKSYGLRKLSIPVGDGFVGIVGPNGSGKSNIGDSIVFALGLATAKSMRALKLSDLIFSSKGKSAPYAEVEIIFKNEGAFPLNDEEVSIYRKVEHNGKSTYKINGRVAKQYEVEELLTAAGIPKQGYNIVTQGDIFRFIKMTPAERRDLISEIAGITEYEERKEKALKDLEEANEKLSTAKMVLKEVKTNLEKLEKERENALKAKDIEEKIENLKEQIKGVRLYLLEKEKNEVLQTLKDIEEKINNLYAQKENSIEKQKEIIKDIKQLEDTLNEIQESLLPIKEKEGSITAQIRLYNDKINDLNKEIENLKETLIQITKEKEEKIKEVLNVEKQIEQLNKKLPDLELELEEAENELKEKNEKLKQIEVGGSKAKLDLGQIEKEEKQLKDKLNHLEKEEIKLKNDLERIYEKIENYKKEIEELNSELERLRNTKENISSYAKTQERKLKSLEGEINRLKIRKDALSKKLINIRNKREENFKKLTEVLVKLQHTKEDKTYEAIKDINGVYGKVADLISVKDEKLITAIESAGGGRLNNIVVENDQVAKECIEILRKNKLGKATFIPLNTVRTFPIHKPPLRKGVIGLAIDFVDYDPKIEKAIKYVFSDTVIVETFDDARTVGIGTFRMVSLDGDIFEKTGTISGGSSTSGFSIGKGALENEKERLEKEDDRLKLEEEVIEKELKKIEEELKSKENEIFKIKAESESIIQRKQDIETEYQNKSNRIKFLEEQIINLKKSQFEIESQLDNLSKDIEKTKNLLTSVEEKKKEILSKMENQGLHTLRKEWEEITNKVYKLREEKNKLLNQLEILEDKLENNLKVRIFQIENEKQETENKIKEKEDLVKQLKEKIEEESKQLTKLWQGLKDKEKERDELLQKIDHLKEQLKVLRYEEDEANKQITFLLEDKGKLEQKIEDIDLELQELLLQYSGEPIEGNLKELEKQLSELEKIRKDIGAVNQKALEDYKEVHQRYLELKEKVETLLSEKKSIEELIESLEEKKLQAFMEVYEAVNKNLNKMFKRLSPGGRAYLEIENEDDPLSGGIFLKAKPRGKDVKRLEIMSGGEKTLTALAFLFAVQSYRPAPFYYFDEVDAHLDDANARKIAELMKELSQNAQFIVVTLRDTMASYADRLLGVSAREGISNVYTLDMAQITGND, from the coding sequence ATGTCTAAAGCATATATAGATAGAATTAATGTTTATGGTTTTAAATCTTATGGCCTTAGAAAATTATCAATACCTGTTGGTGATGGATTTGTTGGAATAGTTGGTCCAAATGGTTCAGGAAAAAGTAATATTGGAGATTCTATAGTATTTGCTTTAGGCCTTGCTACTGCCAAATCAATGAGAGCATTAAAACTTTCTGATCTTATATTTTCTTCTAAGGGTAAATCAGCACCTTATGCAGAAGTTGAGATAATTTTCAAAAATGAAGGAGCTTTTCCATTAAATGATGAAGAAGTATCAATTTATAGAAAAGTAGAGCATAATGGAAAATCTACATACAAAATAAATGGAAGAGTTGCAAAGCAGTATGAGGTAGAAGAACTTTTAACAGCGGCAGGAATACCAAAGCAAGGATATAACATAGTAACCCAAGGAGATATATTTAGATTTATAAAAATGACCCCTGCAGAAAGAAGAGATTTAATAAGTGAGATAGCAGGAATAACAGAGTATGAAGAAAGAAAGGAAAAAGCTTTAAAAGATTTAGAAGAAGCTAATGAAAAACTATCTACTGCAAAAATGGTATTAAAGGAAGTTAAAACCAATTTAGAAAAACTTGAAAAAGAAAGAGAAAATGCCTTAAAAGCAAAAGATATAGAAGAAAAAATTGAAAATTTAAAAGAACAGATAAAAGGTGTAAGATTATACCTTCTTGAAAAAGAAAAAAATGAAGTATTACAAACCCTTAAAGATATAGAAGAAAAAATAAATAATTTATATGCTCAAAAAGAAAACTCTATTGAAAAACAAAAAGAAATTATAAAAGATATAAAGCAGCTTGAAGATACTTTAAATGAAATTCAAGAATCTCTTTTACCTATAAAAGAAAAAGAAGGGAGTATTACAGCCCAGATAAGACTTTATAATGACAAGATAAATGATTTAAATAAAGAAATAGAAAATCTTAAAGAAACATTAATTCAAATTACAAAAGAAAAAGAAGAAAAGATAAAAGAAGTTTTAAATGTTGAAAAACAGATAGAGCAGTTAAATAAAAAATTACCAGATTTAGAACTTGAATTAGAAGAAGCAGAAAATGAGCTTAAAGAAAAAAATGAGAAATTAAAGCAGATAGAGGTTGGAGGTTCTAAAGCAAAATTAGATTTAGGACAGATTGAAAAAGAAGAAAAGCAGTTAAAAGACAAACTTAACCATTTAGAAAAAGAAGAGATAAAGTTAAAAAATGATTTAGAAAGAATTTATGAAAAAATAGAAAATTACAAAAAAGAGATAGAAGAGTTAAACTCGGAGCTTGAAAGATTAAGAAATACAAAAGAAAATATATCATCTTATGCAAAAACCCAAGAAAGAAAATTAAAGTCTCTTGAAGGGGAAATAAATAGATTAAAAATAAGAAAAGATGCTTTATCTAAAAAACTCATAAATATAAGAAACAAAAGAGAAGAAAACTTTAAAAAACTTACAGAAGTTCTCGTAAAACTTCAACATACAAAAGAAGATAAAACCTATGAAGCAATAAAAGATATAAATGGAGTTTATGGAAAAGTAGCAGATCTTATTTCTGTAAAAGATGAAAAACTTATAACTGCAATAGAGTCAGCAGGAGGAGGAAGACTTAATAATATAGTTGTTGAAAATGATCAGGTAGCTAAAGAATGTATAGAAATTTTAAGAAAAAATAAACTTGGTAAAGCAACATTTATACCTTTAAACACAGTAAGAACATTTCCAATACATAAACCACCACTGAGAAAAGGAGTTATAGGACTTGCAATAGATTTTGTAGATTATGATCCAAAAATAGAAAAAGCTATAAAGTATGTTTTTTCAGATACTGTAATTGTTGAAACATTTGATGATGCAAGGACCGTAGGAATTGGAACATTTAGAATGGTAAGTTTAGATGGAGATATTTTTGAAAAAACAGGAACAATATCAGGAGGATCATCTACTTCAGGATTTTCAATAGGAAAAGGTGCTTTAGAAAATGAAAAAGAAAGATTAGAAAAAGAAGATGATAGATTAAAACTTGAAGAAGAAGTAATTGAAAAAGAGTTAAAGAAAATAGAAGAAGAACTTAAAAGCAAAGAAAATGAGATTTTCAAAATAAAGGCAGAAAGTGAAAGTATAATCCAAAGAAAACAAGATATAGAAACTGAATATCAAAATAAATCAAATAGAATAAAATTTTTAGAAGAACAGATAATAAATCTGAAAAAATCTCAGTTTGAAATAGAAAGCCAGCTTGATAATTTAAGTAAAGATATAGAAAAAACAAAAAATCTTTTAACATCTGTAGAAGAAAAGAAAAAAGAGATATTAAGCAAAATGGAAAATCAAGGACTTCACACATTAAGGAAAGAATGGGAAGAAATAACAAATAAAGTTTATAAATTAAGAGAAGAAAAAAATAAACTTTTAAATCAGCTTGAAATATTAGAAGACAAACTTGAGAATAATCTTAAAGTAAGAATTTTTCAAATAGAAAATGAAAAACAAGAAACTGAAAACAAAATAAAGGAAAAAGAAGATTTAGTAAAACAGTTAAAAGAAAAAATAGAAGAAGAAAGTAAACAGCTAACCAAATTATGGCAAGGATTAAAAGATAAAGAAAAAGAAAGAGATGAGCTACTTCAAAAAATAGACCATCTAAAAGAACAGTTAAAAGTTTTAAGATATGAAGAAGATGAAGCAAATAAACAGATAACATTTTTACTTGAAGATAAAGGAAAATTAGAACAAAAGATTGAGGATATTGATTTAGAATTACAAGAGCTTTTATTACAGTATTCAGGAGAACCAATAGAAGGAAACCTAAAAGAACTGGAAAAACAATTATCAGAACTTGAAAAAATAAGAAAAGATATTGGTGCAGTAAATCAGAAAGCTTTAGAAGATTATAAAGAAGTACATCAAAGATATTTAGAACTTAAAGAAAAAGTAGAAACTTTACTAAGTGAGAAGAAAAGTATAGAAGAGCTTATAGAAAGTCTTGAAGAAAAGAAATTACAAGCGTTTATGGAAGTTTATGAAGCAGTAAATAAAAATCTGAATAAGATGTTTAAAAGATTGTCCCCTGGTGGAAGAGCATATCTTGAGATAGAAAATGAAGATGATCCTCTATCTGGTGGAATTTTCTTAAAAGCTAAACCAAGAGGAAAAGATGTAAAAAGACTTGAGATAATGTCTGGAGGAGAAAAAACATTAACAGCTTTAGCATTCTTATTTGCAGTTCAATCATATAGACCAGCACCATTTTATTATTTTGATGAAGTAGATGCCCATTTAGATGATGCAAACGCAAGAAAGATAGCAGAGCTTATGAAAGAGTTATCTCAAAATGCGCAATTTATAGTAGTTACATTAAGAGATACAATGGCAAGCTATGCTGATAGATTATTAGGAGTTTCAGCAAGAGAAGGAATATCTAATGTTTATACCTTAGACATGGCTCAAATAACAGGAAATGATTAA
- a CDS encoding fatty acid--CoA ligase yields the protein MKEKYPYKNFYELLEKNAKKLSKKPIIFEDKLKITNKQLKEYVDSFANYLEIAGVEKGDNIAILMNNSKEFLVAFLAIGKLGAVPVPINTFLKRHEIEYILDNSDSKILITQDKFKKQLEGILESCPKLQKIIWSGNIDKFDSHNLSFEEGLYLKGFENIKPQADLEDTAVIIYTSGTTGKPKGVMLSYKNIFSNLVNIAKLVPLSHKDRFIVYLPMFHTFTLTATVLLPLYLGAPIVIIKSIFPFSNILKQVLLKRVTIFMGVPEVYNALSKAKLPWYFMWFNKLRAFVSGGAALPEATLKRMKEKFPKVPLLEGYGLSEAAPVVAFNRLEKQKPLSVGPPLPDYQIKIVDEELMELPQGEIGEIIVKGDNVMKGYYKNPEATEQTVVNGWLLTGDLGYIDEEGYLYIVDRKKDLIISKGINIYPREIEEELAKHPAIELVAVVGKKDENHGEIPVAFVQLKEGETTTEQELRNFLKDKLANYKIPKHFYFVNELPKNATGKVLKRVLREQINKNNNLPKK from the coding sequence ATGAAAGAAAAATATCCATATAAAAATTTTTATGAACTTTTAGAAAAAAATGCAAAAAAACTAAGTAAAAAACCAATAATTTTTGAAGATAAACTGAAGATAACAAATAAACAATTAAAAGAGTATGTAGATTCTTTTGCAAATTATCTTGAAATTGCAGGTGTAGAAAAAGGCGATAATATTGCTATCTTAATGAATAACTCAAAAGAGTTTTTAGTTGCATTTTTAGCAATAGGAAAACTTGGAGCTGTACCAGTACCTATAAATACATTCTTAAAAAGACATGAAATAGAGTATATACTTGATAATAGTGATTCTAAAATATTAATAACGCAAGATAAATTTAAAAAACAGTTAGAAGGAATATTAGAAAGTTGTCCTAAGCTTCAAAAGATTATATGGTCTGGGAATATTGATAAATTCGATTCTCATAATCTATCCTTTGAGGAAGGTTTATATTTAAAAGGTTTTGAAAATATTAAACCTCAAGCAGATTTAGAAGATACAGCAGTAATAATATATACTTCCGGTACAACAGGAAAACCAAAAGGTGTAATGCTTTCTTATAAAAATATATTTTCAAATTTAGTAAATATAGCAAAATTAGTACCTTTATCTCATAAAGATAGATTTATTGTATATCTTCCTATGTTTCATACTTTTACACTTACAGCAACTGTTTTACTTCCATTATATTTAGGAGCTCCAATAGTAATAATTAAATCTATATTTCCTTTTTCAAATATACTAAAACAAGTACTTTTAAAAAGAGTTACTATTTTTATGGGAGTACCAGAAGTATATAATGCTTTATCAAAAGCAAAACTTCCTTGGTATTTTATGTGGTTTAATAAATTAAGAGCTTTTGTTTCAGGTGGGGCCGCTTTACCTGAAGCAACATTAAAAAGAATGAAAGAAAAATTTCCTAAGGTACCTTTACTTGAAGGATATGGTTTATCAGAAGCAGCACCAGTAGTTGCTTTTAATAGACTTGAAAAACAAAAACCTTTATCAGTTGGACCACCATTACCTGATTATCAAATTAAAATTGTAGATGAAGAACTTATGGAACTTCCTCAAGGAGAGATAGGAGAAATAATAGTTAAAGGTGATAATGTAATGAAAGGATATTATAAAAATCCTGAAGCTACAGAGCAGACAGTTGTAAATGGATGGCTTTTAACAGGAGATTTAGGCTATATAGATGAAGAAGGTTATCTATACATAGTTGATAGAAAAAAAGATTTAATAATATCTAAAGGTATAAATATATATCCAAGAGAAATAGAAGAAGAGCTTGCAAAACATCCTGCTATTGAGCTTGTTGCAGTTGTTGGGAAAAAAGATGAAAATCATGGAGAAATTCCAGTTGCTTTTGTACAGCTTAAAGAAGGAGAAACAACTACAGAACAAGAGTTAAGAAATTTCTTAAAAGATAAATTAGCAAATTATAAAATACCAAAACATTTTTATTTTGTAAATGAACTTCCTAAGAATGCTACAGGAAAAGTTTTAAAAAGAGTATTAAGAGAACAGATTAATAAAAATAATAATTTGCCGAAAAAATAA
- a CDS encoding flavin reductase family protein, which yields MDFDTNELSPKQIYKLMTSIIVPRPIAWISTISKDGIYNLAPFSYFAGVSSDPPLLMVSVGSKEKGIKKDTWQNIHETDQFVVNMVTKELLDKMNISSVAFDREINEFEKAGLTPKKADIVKAPLVAESPVNIECEKFQILEIGNMGIIFGKVLKIHVKNEILNEKGYVDTTKLEIVGRLGGANYCIISKENTFEVRRPDL from the coding sequence ATGGATTTTGATACAAATGAGCTTTCTCCAAAACAGATATATAAATTAATGACAAGCATAATAGTACCAAGGCCTATAGCTTGGATATCAACTATAAGTAAAGATGGAATTTATAATCTTGCACCATTTAGTTATTTTGCAGGAGTTTCATCAGATCCACCTCTTTTAATGGTTTCAGTAGGAAGTAAAGAAAAAGGAATAAAGAAAGATACTTGGCAAAATATACATGAAACAGACCAGTTTGTAGTAAATATGGTAACAAAAGAACTTTTAGATAAAATGAATATATCATCTGTAGCTTTTGATAGAGAAATAAATGAGTTTGAAAAAGCAGGGCTTACACCAAAAAAGGCAGATATAGTGAAAGCACCATTGGTAGCAGAATCTCCAGTAAATATAGAATGTGAGAAATTTCAGATACTTGAAATTGGAAATATGGGTATAATATTTGGAAAAGTTTTAAAAATTCATGTAAAAAATGAAATTTTAAATGAAAAAGGATATGTTGATACAACAAAACTTGAGATAGTTGGAAGACTTGGAGGAGCTAACTATTGTATTATTTCAAAGGAAAATACCTTTGAAGTAAGGAGACCTGATTTGTAA
- a CDS encoding serine/threonine protein kinase — MNFKDIKDKIRNLQLIGKGWRGTVYKGVFDGKTLAFKIPNKEEHKKAIQKEGEILSIVNKHKIGGKLHIKGEDFIAYSFIEGKPLKDVLNKENYKNLILQLFQQARTLDKLKINKDEFQRPLKNALVDDKGKVHLIDFERAKFSEKVSNITQLLQFINSLEYFNIEKEKLIKLGKEYKNFPTDKNYEKILKTIFKENNNGF, encoded by the coding sequence ATGAATTTTAAGGATATAAAAGATAAAATAAGAAATTTACAGCTTATAGGAAAAGGTTGGAGAGGAACTGTCTATAAAGGAGTTTTTGACGGTAAAACATTAGCTTTCAAAATACCAAATAAAGAAGAGCATAAAAAAGCTATCCAAAAAGAAGGTGAAATTCTTTCTATAGTAAATAAGCATAAGATAGGTGGAAAACTACATATAAAAGGTGAAGATTTTATAGCTTATTCATTTATAGAAGGAAAGCCTCTTAAAGATGTTTTAAATAAAGAAAACTATAAAAACTTAATTTTACAACTTTTTCAACAAGCAAGAACCTTAGATAAACTAAAAATTAACAAAGATGAATTTCAAAGGCCATTAAAAAATGCTTTAGTTGATGATAAAGGTAAAGTCCATCTTATAGATTTTGAAAGGGCAAAATTTTCAGAAAAAGTAAGTAATATTACTCAACTTTTACAGTTTATAAATAGTCTTGAATATTTTAACATTGAAAAAGAAAAATTAATAAAACTTGGTAAAGAGTATAAAAACTTTCCAACAGATAAAAATTATGAAAAAATATTAAAAACTATCTTTAAGGAGAATAATAATGGATTTTGA